Proteins from a genomic interval of Leifsonia shinshuensis:
- a CDS encoding Trp biosynthesis-associated membrane protein, protein MRTDNRRVKYLTLLALVVGSGLGLLSATQTWFTIQVRDVADHAGTVTVAGSAAAPALTALSLAGLALTAALAIAGPVFRIVLALLGILLGVSIVYSALAVLGDPLQAASAAITSATGVAGEASLRKLVQSTTTEFWPWIAVVGGVLVAVAGALAIVFLRAWPGPSRKYQARFAGEDGRSAEEALAGLDGAAEAEQPEEAAEAGDEREAREAAESDAPAEPAALDRDTAIDSWDELSRGDDPTR, encoded by the coding sequence GTGCGGACTGACAACCGTCGCGTCAAGTACCTGACGCTCCTCGCACTCGTGGTGGGGAGCGGGCTGGGGCTGCTGTCGGCCACCCAGACCTGGTTCACCATCCAGGTCAGGGACGTGGCCGACCACGCGGGGACGGTCACCGTCGCCGGCTCCGCCGCGGCGCCCGCGCTCACGGCGCTCTCGCTCGCGGGGCTCGCCCTGACGGCCGCGCTCGCCATCGCGGGGCCGGTGTTCCGGATCGTGCTGGCGCTCCTCGGCATCCTGCTCGGCGTCTCGATCGTCTACTCCGCCCTCGCGGTGCTGGGCGACCCGCTCCAGGCCGCGAGTGCGGCGATCACCTCGGCGACGGGCGTCGCGGGGGAGGCGTCGCTGCGCAAGCTCGTCCAGAGCACGACCACGGAGTTCTGGCCCTGGATCGCCGTCGTCGGCGGAGTGCTGGTCGCCGTCGCCGGTGCGCTCGCGATCGTCTTCCTGCGGGCCTGGCCCGGCCCGTCGCGCAAATACCAGGCCCGGTTCGCCGGCGAGGACGGCCGTTCGGCCGAGGAGGCCCTCGCCGGGCTGGACGGCGCCGCGGAGGCCGAGCAGCCCGAGGAGGCGGCGGAGGCCGGCGACGAGCGCGAAGCGCGCGAAGCCGCGGAGTCGGACGCCCCGGCGGAGCCCGCGGCCCTCGACCGGGACACCGCGATCGACAGCTGGGACGAGCTGAGTCGCGGCGACGACCCGACCCGCTGA
- a CDS encoding DUF6704 family protein: MSTESVDPGHGHSPAAWTAVIIMLIAFTIGAIAFFYDAPIVVWAAAGLAVVGLIVGWIMKRAGYGVGGSKYSPKGH, from the coding sequence ATGAGCACCGAGTCAGTCGATCCAGGCCACGGTCATTCGCCGGCGGCGTGGACGGCCGTGATCATCATGCTTATCGCCTTCACCATCGGCGCCATCGCGTTCTTCTACGACGCGCCCATCGTGGTGTGGGCCGCGGCCGGTCTGGCCGTCGTCGGGCTCATCGTCGGCTGGATCATGAAGCGCGCGGGCTACGGAGTGGGCGGCTCCAAGTACTCCCCGAAGGGCCACTAG